From the Carya illinoinensis cultivar Pawnee chromosome 4, C.illinoinensisPawnee_v1, whole genome shotgun sequence genome, one window contains:
- the LOC122307338 gene encoding cellulose synthase-like protein H1 isoform X6 encodes MASTISLPLYEKIPRKNTLQRTSDIIIFFLLLSLLTYRLLHLKNHGTTWLLAFLCESWFTFTWVLVLNIKWNPVIFKTHPDHLLQATGEPVELPSVDMFVTTADPVLEPPIITVNTVLSLLAVDYPAHKLACYVSDDGCSPLTYYSLVEASNFAQLWVPFCKKYGIQVRAPFRYFSNDHVITLSDSTKEFQHERKRMKDEYEQLCHNIEVAVQKYVHPCDFTGDFAEFSNVERKNHPTIIKVIWENKGLPDGLPQLVYISREKLHKHPHHYKAGAMNALTRVSALMTNAPYMLNVDCDMFVNNPKVILHAMCVLLDSKSESEIAFVQFPQVFYDGLKDDPYGNQMVVLFEYMGSGIAGLQGPFYGGTGCFHRRKIIYGLSPDNVASVNGKLVEDIFSKIGNSRELTKSAIDALEGKIGTPPNHSLQSRIEAAYKVASCGYECGTSWGTKLGWIYGSTTEDIQTGLRIHKSGWRSVSCMPNPPAFLGCAPSGGPATMTQQKSEIFTSMEVAARRAKKSG; translated from the exons ATGGCGAGCACCATCTCTCTCcctttatatgaaaaaataccaCGTAAAAACACTTTGCAAAGGACCTCGGATATCAtcatctttttccttctcctttctctccttaCTTATCGTCTTCTCCACCTCAAAAACCATGGAACCACTTGGCTCCTTGCCTTCCTATGCGAGTCATGGTTCACTTTCACTTGGGTTCTAGTCCTCAACATCAAATGGAATCCTGTGATATTCAAAACGCACCCGGACCATCTCTTGCAAGCTACAGG GGAACCTGTTGAGCTTCCCTCAGTGGACATGTTTGTGACAACTGCGGATCCTGTGCTAGAACCTCCTATCATCACTGTAAACACAGTGCTCTCTTTGTTGGCAGTAGATTACCCAGCCCACAAGCTTGCTTGCTATGTCTCGGATGATGGTTGTTCTCCTCTTACCTACTATTCCCTTGTCGAAGCTTCAAACTTTGCCCAACTCTGGGTACCATTTTGTAAAAAGTATGGTATTCAAGTTAGAGCTCCTTTTAGATACTTTTCCAATGATCACGTTATAACGCTCAGTGATAGCACAAAGGAGTTCcaacatgaaaggaaaagaatgaag GACGAGTATGAGCAGCTTTGCCACAACATTGAGGTTGCGGTCCAAAAATATGTGCACCCTTGTGATTTTACCGGGGATTTTGCAGAATTCTCTAATGTAGAACGCAAAAACCATCCGACTATTATCAAG GTTATATGGGAGAACAAGGGTCTCCCAGATGGGTTGCCCCAATTGGTCTATATATCTAGGGAGAAGCTGCATAAGCATCCACATCATTACAAAGCGGGTGCCATGAATGCTCTG acgagAGTCTCTGCATTGATGACGAATGCTCCCTACATGCTCAACGTAGACTGCGATATGTTTGTAAACAATCCAAAAGTCATTCTTCATGCAATGTGCGTGTTATTGGATTCCAAGAGTGAATCAGAAATTGCATTTGTTCAGTTCCCTCAAGTATTCTACGATGGATTAAAGGATGATCCTTATGGCAATCAGATGGTGGTTCTATTCGAA tACATGGGAAGTGGAATAGCAGGACTTCAAGGACCATTTTATGGGGGAACAGGTTGTTTCCACAGAAGGAAAATTATCTATGGTTTATCCCCAGATAACGTGGCTTCAGTTAATG GAAAATTGGTTGAGgatatattttcaaagattgGGAATTCAAGGGAGTTGACCAAATCAGCTATTGATGCTTTGGAAGGGAAGATAGGTACTCCACCAAATCACAGTCTTCAGAGTCGTATTGAGGCAGCATACAAAGTAGCTAGTTGTGGGTATGAATGCGGCACTAGTTGGGGTACTAAG TTAGGTTGGATCTATGGATCAACAACAGAGGATATACAAACTGGACTAAGGATTCATAAAAGTGGTTGGAGGTCTGTCAGTTGTATGCCAAACCCACCTGCCTTTCTAGGTTGTGCTCCCTCAGGCGGCCCCGCTACAATGACCCAACAAAAGAG TGAAATATTCACTTCAATGGAGGTGGCTGCAAGAAGAGCTAAAAAGAGTGGATAG
- the LOC122307338 gene encoding cellulose synthase-like protein H1 isoform X2, whose product MFVTTADPVLEPPIITVNTVLSLLAVDYPAHKLACYVSDDGCSPLTYYSLVEASNFAQLWVPFCKKYGIQVRAPFRYFSNDHVITLSDSTKEFQHERKRMKDEYEQLCHNIEVAVQKYVHPCDFTGDFAEFSNVERKNHPTIIKVIWENKGLPDGLPQLVYISREKLHKHPHHYKAGAMNALTRVSALMTNAPYMLNVDCDMFVNNPKVILHAMCVLLDSKSESEIAFVQFPQVFYDGLKDDPYGNQMVVLFEYMGSGIAGLQGPFYGGTGCFHRRKIIYGLSPDNVASVNGKLVEDIFSKIGNSRELTKSAIDALEGKIGTPPNHSLQSRIEAAYKVASCGYECGTSWGTKLGWIYGSTTEDIQTGLRIHKSGWRSVSCMPNPPAFLGCAPSGGPATMTQQKRWATGLLEILLSRGCPIFAFLFAKLQWRQCLAYVWLLTWGLRPAFELCYAALPAYCIMADSHFLPTVQEPALYVPVALFLTYNIYTLSEYLRTGQSVQAWWNNQRMARVTTMTAWLFGFFSVMLKLFGLFETVFEVTQKEQSSDDDDPSRFTFNESPVFVPGTTILLVHLTTLVVSLLKLQHPPADHNMHGSGLGETFCSVWLVLCFWPFFKGLFGIGRFGIPKSTIYKSATLAFLFLYWCRGTAMAN is encoded by the exons ATGTTTGTGACAACTGCGGATCCTGTGCTAGAACCTCCTATCATCACTGTAAACACAGTGCTCTCTTTGTTGGCAGTAGATTACCCAGCCCACAAGCTTGCTTGCTATGTCTCGGATGATGGTTGTTCTCCTCTTACCTACTATTCCCTTGTCGAAGCTTCAAACTTTGCCCAACTCTGGGTACCATTTTGTAAAAAGTATGGTATTCAAGTTAGAGCTCCTTTTAGATACTTTTCCAATGATCACGTTATAACGCTCAGTGATAGCACAAAGGAGTTCcaacatgaaaggaaaagaatgaag GACGAGTATGAGCAGCTTTGCCACAACATTGAGGTTGCGGTCCAAAAATATGTGCACCCTTGTGATTTTACCGGGGATTTTGCAGAATTCTCTAATGTAGAACGCAAAAACCATCCGACTATTATCAAG GTTATATGGGAGAACAAGGGTCTCCCAGATGGGTTGCCCCAATTGGTCTATATATCTAGGGAGAAGCTGCATAAGCATCCACATCATTACAAAGCGGGTGCCATGAATGCTCTG acgagAGTCTCTGCATTGATGACGAATGCTCCCTACATGCTCAACGTAGACTGCGATATGTTTGTAAACAATCCAAAAGTCATTCTTCATGCAATGTGCGTGTTATTGGATTCCAAGAGTGAATCAGAAATTGCATTTGTTCAGTTCCCTCAAGTATTCTACGATGGATTAAAGGATGATCCTTATGGCAATCAGATGGTGGTTCTATTCGAA tACATGGGAAGTGGAATAGCAGGACTTCAAGGACCATTTTATGGGGGAACAGGTTGTTTCCACAGAAGGAAAATTATCTATGGTTTATCCCCAGATAACGTGGCTTCAGTTAATG GAAAATTGGTTGAGgatatattttcaaagattgGGAATTCAAGGGAGTTGACCAAATCAGCTATTGATGCTTTGGAAGGGAAGATAGGTACTCCACCAAATCACAGTCTTCAGAGTCGTATTGAGGCAGCATACAAAGTAGCTAGTTGTGGGTATGAATGCGGCACTAGTTGGGGTACTAAG TTAGGTTGGATCTATGGATCAACAACAGAGGATATACAAACTGGACTAAGGATTCATAAAAGTGGTTGGAGGTCTGTCAGTTGTATGCCAAACCCACCTGCCTTTCTAGGTTGTGCTCCCTCAGGCGGCCCCGCTACAATGACCCAACAAAAGAGGTGGGCTACTGGTTTGCTTGAAATTCTATTAAGTAGAGGTTGTCCCATATTTGCCTTTCTCTTTGCAAAGCTACAATGGAGGCAGTGCTTGGCCTATGTATGGCTCCTCACATGGGGCCTACGCCCAGCCTTCGAGCTATGTTATGCAGCCCTTCCTGCCTATTGTATTATGGCCGACTCCCATTTCTTGCCCACG gtCCAAGAACCAGCCCTATATGTACCAGTTGCTCTCTTTCtcacatacaacatatatacattatCCGAGTACTTGAGAACTGGCCAGTCTGTTCAAGCATGGTGGAATAACCAGAGAATGGCAAGAGTAACCACAATGACTGCATGGTTATTTGGATTTTTTAGTGTCATGCTCAAGCTCTTTGGATTATTTGAGACAGTCTTTGAAGTTACACAGAAAGAACAGTccagtgatgatgatgatcctAGTAGGTTTACCTTCAATGAGTCACCCGTTTTTGTGCCAGGGACAACCATTTTGCTTGTTCACTTGACTACATTGGTAGTGAGCTTGTTAAAGTTGCAACATCCACCAGCTGATCATAATATGCATGGATCGGGGCTAGGGGAGACTTTCTGTAGCGTGTGGTTGGTGCTATGCTTTTGGCCATTTTTTAAGGGGCTATTCGGGATAGGAAGATTTGGAATTCCCAAATCCACCATATACAAGTCAGCAACTTtggcatttctttttctttattggtGTAGAGGGACTGCAATGGCCAATTGA
- the LOC122307338 gene encoding cellulose synthase-like protein H1 isoform X1, translated as MASTISLPLYEKIPRKNTLQRTSDIIIFFLLLSLLTYRLLHLKNHGTTWLLAFLCESWFTFTWVLVLNIKWNPVIFKTHPDHLLQATGEPVELPSVDMFVTTADPVLEPPIITVNTVLSLLAVDYPAHKLACYVSDDGCSPLTYYSLVEASNFAQLWVPFCKKYGIQVRAPFRYFSNDHVITLSDSTKEFQHERKRMKDEYEQLCHNIEVAVQKYVHPCDFTGDFAEFSNVERKNHPTIIKVIWENKGLPDGLPQLVYISREKLHKHPHHYKAGAMNALTRVSALMTNAPYMLNVDCDMFVNNPKVILHAMCVLLDSKSESEIAFVQFPQVFYDGLKDDPYGNQMVVLFEYMGSGIAGLQGPFYGGTGCFHRRKIIYGLSPDNVASVNGKLVEDIFSKIGNSRELTKSAIDALEGKIGTPPNHSLQSRIEAAYKVASCGYECGTSWGTKLGWIYGSTTEDIQTGLRIHKSGWRSVSCMPNPPAFLGCAPSGGPATMTQQKRWATGLLEILLSRGCPIFAFLFAKLQWRQCLAYVWLLTWGLRPAFELCYAALPAYCIMADSHFLPTVQEPALYVPVALFLTYNIYTLSEYLRTGQSVQAWWNNQRMARVTTMTAWLFGFFSVMLKLFGLFETVFEVTQKEQSSDDDDPSRFTFNESPVFVPGTTILLVHLTTLVVSLLKLQHPPADHNMHGSGLGETFCSVWLVLCFWPFFKGLFGIGRFGIPKSTIYKSATLAFLFLYWCRGTAMAN; from the exons ATGGCGAGCACCATCTCTCTCcctttatatgaaaaaataccaCGTAAAAACACTTTGCAAAGGACCTCGGATATCAtcatctttttccttctcctttctctccttaCTTATCGTCTTCTCCACCTCAAAAACCATGGAACCACTTGGCTCCTTGCCTTCCTATGCGAGTCATGGTTCACTTTCACTTGGGTTCTAGTCCTCAACATCAAATGGAATCCTGTGATATTCAAAACGCACCCGGACCATCTCTTGCAAGCTACAGG GGAACCTGTTGAGCTTCCCTCAGTGGACATGTTTGTGACAACTGCGGATCCTGTGCTAGAACCTCCTATCATCACTGTAAACACAGTGCTCTCTTTGTTGGCAGTAGATTACCCAGCCCACAAGCTTGCTTGCTATGTCTCGGATGATGGTTGTTCTCCTCTTACCTACTATTCCCTTGTCGAAGCTTCAAACTTTGCCCAACTCTGGGTACCATTTTGTAAAAAGTATGGTATTCAAGTTAGAGCTCCTTTTAGATACTTTTCCAATGATCACGTTATAACGCTCAGTGATAGCACAAAGGAGTTCcaacatgaaaggaaaagaatgaag GACGAGTATGAGCAGCTTTGCCACAACATTGAGGTTGCGGTCCAAAAATATGTGCACCCTTGTGATTTTACCGGGGATTTTGCAGAATTCTCTAATGTAGAACGCAAAAACCATCCGACTATTATCAAG GTTATATGGGAGAACAAGGGTCTCCCAGATGGGTTGCCCCAATTGGTCTATATATCTAGGGAGAAGCTGCATAAGCATCCACATCATTACAAAGCGGGTGCCATGAATGCTCTG acgagAGTCTCTGCATTGATGACGAATGCTCCCTACATGCTCAACGTAGACTGCGATATGTTTGTAAACAATCCAAAAGTCATTCTTCATGCAATGTGCGTGTTATTGGATTCCAAGAGTGAATCAGAAATTGCATTTGTTCAGTTCCCTCAAGTATTCTACGATGGATTAAAGGATGATCCTTATGGCAATCAGATGGTGGTTCTATTCGAA tACATGGGAAGTGGAATAGCAGGACTTCAAGGACCATTTTATGGGGGAACAGGTTGTTTCCACAGAAGGAAAATTATCTATGGTTTATCCCCAGATAACGTGGCTTCAGTTAATG GAAAATTGGTTGAGgatatattttcaaagattgGGAATTCAAGGGAGTTGACCAAATCAGCTATTGATGCTTTGGAAGGGAAGATAGGTACTCCACCAAATCACAGTCTTCAGAGTCGTATTGAGGCAGCATACAAAGTAGCTAGTTGTGGGTATGAATGCGGCACTAGTTGGGGTACTAAG TTAGGTTGGATCTATGGATCAACAACAGAGGATATACAAACTGGACTAAGGATTCATAAAAGTGGTTGGAGGTCTGTCAGTTGTATGCCAAACCCACCTGCCTTTCTAGGTTGTGCTCCCTCAGGCGGCCCCGCTACAATGACCCAACAAAAGAGGTGGGCTACTGGTTTGCTTGAAATTCTATTAAGTAGAGGTTGTCCCATATTTGCCTTTCTCTTTGCAAAGCTACAATGGAGGCAGTGCTTGGCCTATGTATGGCTCCTCACATGGGGCCTACGCCCAGCCTTCGAGCTATGTTATGCAGCCCTTCCTGCCTATTGTATTATGGCCGACTCCCATTTCTTGCCCACG gtCCAAGAACCAGCCCTATATGTACCAGTTGCTCTCTTTCtcacatacaacatatatacattatCCGAGTACTTGAGAACTGGCCAGTCTGTTCAAGCATGGTGGAATAACCAGAGAATGGCAAGAGTAACCACAATGACTGCATGGTTATTTGGATTTTTTAGTGTCATGCTCAAGCTCTTTGGATTATTTGAGACAGTCTTTGAAGTTACACAGAAAGAACAGTccagtgatgatgatgatcctAGTAGGTTTACCTTCAATGAGTCACCCGTTTTTGTGCCAGGGACAACCATTTTGCTTGTTCACTTGACTACATTGGTAGTGAGCTTGTTAAAGTTGCAACATCCACCAGCTGATCATAATATGCATGGATCGGGGCTAGGGGAGACTTTCTGTAGCGTGTGGTTGGTGCTATGCTTTTGGCCATTTTTTAAGGGGCTATTCGGGATAGGAAGATTTGGAATTCCCAAATCCACCATATACAAGTCAGCAACTTtggcatttctttttctttattggtGTAGAGGGACTGCAATGGCCAATTGA
- the LOC122307338 gene encoding cellulose synthase-like protein H1 isoform X5 — MASTISLPLYEKIPRKNTLQRTSDIIIFFLLLSLLTYRLLHLKNHGTTWLLAFLCESWFTFTWVLVLNIKWNPVIFKTHPDHLLQATGEPVELPSVDMFVTTADPVLEPPIITVNTVLSLLAVDYPAHKLACYVSDDGCSPLTYYSLVEASNFAQLWVPFCKKYGIQVRAPFRYFSNDHVITLSDSTKEFQHERKRMKDEYEQLCHNIEVAVQKYVHPCDFTGDFAEFSNVERKNHPTIIKVIWENKGLPDGLPQLVYISREKLHKHPHHYKAGAMNALTRVSALMTNAPYMLNVDCDMFVNNPKVILHAMCVLLDSKSESEIAFVQFPQVFYDGLKDDPYGNQMVVLFEYMGSGIAGLQGPFYGGTGCFHRRKIIYGLSPDNVASVNGKLVEDIFSKIGNSRELTKSAIDALEGKIGTPPNHSLQSRIEAAYKVASCGYECGTSWGTKLGWIYGSTTEDIQTGLRIHKSGWRSVSCMPNPPAFLGCAPSGGPATMTQQKRDNHFACSLDYIGSELVKVATSTS, encoded by the exons ATGGCGAGCACCATCTCTCTCcctttatatgaaaaaataccaCGTAAAAACACTTTGCAAAGGACCTCGGATATCAtcatctttttccttctcctttctctccttaCTTATCGTCTTCTCCACCTCAAAAACCATGGAACCACTTGGCTCCTTGCCTTCCTATGCGAGTCATGGTTCACTTTCACTTGGGTTCTAGTCCTCAACATCAAATGGAATCCTGTGATATTCAAAACGCACCCGGACCATCTCTTGCAAGCTACAGG GGAACCTGTTGAGCTTCCCTCAGTGGACATGTTTGTGACAACTGCGGATCCTGTGCTAGAACCTCCTATCATCACTGTAAACACAGTGCTCTCTTTGTTGGCAGTAGATTACCCAGCCCACAAGCTTGCTTGCTATGTCTCGGATGATGGTTGTTCTCCTCTTACCTACTATTCCCTTGTCGAAGCTTCAAACTTTGCCCAACTCTGGGTACCATTTTGTAAAAAGTATGGTATTCAAGTTAGAGCTCCTTTTAGATACTTTTCCAATGATCACGTTATAACGCTCAGTGATAGCACAAAGGAGTTCcaacatgaaaggaaaagaatgaag GACGAGTATGAGCAGCTTTGCCACAACATTGAGGTTGCGGTCCAAAAATATGTGCACCCTTGTGATTTTACCGGGGATTTTGCAGAATTCTCTAATGTAGAACGCAAAAACCATCCGACTATTATCAAG GTTATATGGGAGAACAAGGGTCTCCCAGATGGGTTGCCCCAATTGGTCTATATATCTAGGGAGAAGCTGCATAAGCATCCACATCATTACAAAGCGGGTGCCATGAATGCTCTG acgagAGTCTCTGCATTGATGACGAATGCTCCCTACATGCTCAACGTAGACTGCGATATGTTTGTAAACAATCCAAAAGTCATTCTTCATGCAATGTGCGTGTTATTGGATTCCAAGAGTGAATCAGAAATTGCATTTGTTCAGTTCCCTCAAGTATTCTACGATGGATTAAAGGATGATCCTTATGGCAATCAGATGGTGGTTCTATTCGAA tACATGGGAAGTGGAATAGCAGGACTTCAAGGACCATTTTATGGGGGAACAGGTTGTTTCCACAGAAGGAAAATTATCTATGGTTTATCCCCAGATAACGTGGCTTCAGTTAATG GAAAATTGGTTGAGgatatattttcaaagattgGGAATTCAAGGGAGTTGACCAAATCAGCTATTGATGCTTTGGAAGGGAAGATAGGTACTCCACCAAATCACAGTCTTCAGAGTCGTATTGAGGCAGCATACAAAGTAGCTAGTTGTGGGTATGAATGCGGCACTAGTTGGGGTACTAAG TTAGGTTGGATCTATGGATCAACAACAGAGGATATACAAACTGGACTAAGGATTCATAAAAGTGGTTGGAGGTCTGTCAGTTGTATGCCAAACCCACCTGCCTTTCTAGGTTGTGCTCCCTCAGGCGGCCCCGCTACAATGACCCAACAAAAGAG GGACAACCATTTTGCTTGTTCACTTGACTACATTGGTAGTGAGCTTGTTAAAGTTGCAACATCCACCAGCTGA
- the LOC122307338 gene encoding cellulose synthase-like protein H1 isoform X3: MASTISLPLYEKIPRKNTLQRTSDIIIFFLLLSLLTYRLLHLKNHGTTWLLAFLCESWFTFTWVLVLNIKWNPVIFKTHPDHLLQATGEPVELPSVDMFVTTADPVLEPPIITVNTVLSLLAVDYPAHKLACYVSDDGCSPLTYYSLVEASNFAQLWVPFCKKYGIQVRAPFRYFSNDHVITLSDSTKEFQHERKRMKDEYEQLCHNIEVAVQKYVHPCDFTGDFAEFSNVERKNHPTIIKVIWENKGLPDGLPQLVYISREKLHKHPHHYKAGAMNALTRVSALMTNAPYMLNVDCDMFVNNPKVILHAMCVLLDSKSESEIAFVQFPQVFYDGLKDDPYGNQMVVLFEYMGSGIAGLQGPFYGGTGCFHRRKIIYGLSPDNVASVNGKLVEDIFSKIGNSRELTKSAIDALEGKIGTPPNHSLQSRIEAAYKVASCGYECGTSWGTKLGWIYGSTTEDIQTGLRIHKSGWRSVSCMPNPPAFLGCAPSGGPATMTQQKRWATGLLEILLSRGCPIFAFLFAKLQWRQCLAYVWLLTWGLRPAFELCYAALPAYCIMADSHFLPTGQPFCLFT; the protein is encoded by the exons ATGGCGAGCACCATCTCTCTCcctttatatgaaaaaataccaCGTAAAAACACTTTGCAAAGGACCTCGGATATCAtcatctttttccttctcctttctctccttaCTTATCGTCTTCTCCACCTCAAAAACCATGGAACCACTTGGCTCCTTGCCTTCCTATGCGAGTCATGGTTCACTTTCACTTGGGTTCTAGTCCTCAACATCAAATGGAATCCTGTGATATTCAAAACGCACCCGGACCATCTCTTGCAAGCTACAGG GGAACCTGTTGAGCTTCCCTCAGTGGACATGTTTGTGACAACTGCGGATCCTGTGCTAGAACCTCCTATCATCACTGTAAACACAGTGCTCTCTTTGTTGGCAGTAGATTACCCAGCCCACAAGCTTGCTTGCTATGTCTCGGATGATGGTTGTTCTCCTCTTACCTACTATTCCCTTGTCGAAGCTTCAAACTTTGCCCAACTCTGGGTACCATTTTGTAAAAAGTATGGTATTCAAGTTAGAGCTCCTTTTAGATACTTTTCCAATGATCACGTTATAACGCTCAGTGATAGCACAAAGGAGTTCcaacatgaaaggaaaagaatgaag GACGAGTATGAGCAGCTTTGCCACAACATTGAGGTTGCGGTCCAAAAATATGTGCACCCTTGTGATTTTACCGGGGATTTTGCAGAATTCTCTAATGTAGAACGCAAAAACCATCCGACTATTATCAAG GTTATATGGGAGAACAAGGGTCTCCCAGATGGGTTGCCCCAATTGGTCTATATATCTAGGGAGAAGCTGCATAAGCATCCACATCATTACAAAGCGGGTGCCATGAATGCTCTG acgagAGTCTCTGCATTGATGACGAATGCTCCCTACATGCTCAACGTAGACTGCGATATGTTTGTAAACAATCCAAAAGTCATTCTTCATGCAATGTGCGTGTTATTGGATTCCAAGAGTGAATCAGAAATTGCATTTGTTCAGTTCCCTCAAGTATTCTACGATGGATTAAAGGATGATCCTTATGGCAATCAGATGGTGGTTCTATTCGAA tACATGGGAAGTGGAATAGCAGGACTTCAAGGACCATTTTATGGGGGAACAGGTTGTTTCCACAGAAGGAAAATTATCTATGGTTTATCCCCAGATAACGTGGCTTCAGTTAATG GAAAATTGGTTGAGgatatattttcaaagattgGGAATTCAAGGGAGTTGACCAAATCAGCTATTGATGCTTTGGAAGGGAAGATAGGTACTCCACCAAATCACAGTCTTCAGAGTCGTATTGAGGCAGCATACAAAGTAGCTAGTTGTGGGTATGAATGCGGCACTAGTTGGGGTACTAAG TTAGGTTGGATCTATGGATCAACAACAGAGGATATACAAACTGGACTAAGGATTCATAAAAGTGGTTGGAGGTCTGTCAGTTGTATGCCAAACCCACCTGCCTTTCTAGGTTGTGCTCCCTCAGGCGGCCCCGCTACAATGACCCAACAAAAGAGGTGGGCTACTGGTTTGCTTGAAATTCTATTAAGTAGAGGTTGTCCCATATTTGCCTTTCTCTTTGCAAAGCTACAATGGAGGCAGTGCTTGGCCTATGTATGGCTCCTCACATGGGGCCTACGCCCAGCCTTCGAGCTATGTTATGCAGCCCTTCCTGCCTATTGTATTATGGCCGACTCCCATTTCTTGCCCACG GGACAACCATTTTGCTTGTTCACTTGA
- the LOC122307338 gene encoding cellulose synthase-like protein H1 isoform X4: MASTISLPLYEKIPRKNTLQRTSDIIIFFLLLSLLTYRLLHLKNHGTTWLLAFLCESWFTFTWVLVLNIKWNPVIFKTHPDHLLQATGEPVELPSVDMFVTTADPVLEPPIITVNTVLSLLAVDYPAHKLACYVSDDGCSPLTYYSLVEASNFAQLWVPFCKKYGIQVRAPFRYFSNDHVITLSDSTKEFQHERKRMKDEYEQLCHNIEVAVQKYVHPCDFTGDFAEFSNVERKNHPTIIKVIWENKGLPDGLPQLVYISREKLHKHPHHYKAGAMNALTRVSALMTNAPYMLNVDCDMFVNNPKVILHAMCVLLDSKSESEIAFVQFPQVFYDGLKDDPYGNQMVVLFEYMGSGIAGLQGPFYGGTGCFHRRKIIYGLSPDNVASVNGKLVEDIFSKIGNSRELTKSAIDALEGKIGTPPNHSLQSRIEAAYKVASCGYECGTSWGTKLGWIYGSTTEDIQTGLRIHKSGWRSVSCMPNPPAFLGCAPSGGPATMTQQKRSKNQPYMYQLLSFSHTTYIHYPST, from the exons ATGGCGAGCACCATCTCTCTCcctttatatgaaaaaataccaCGTAAAAACACTTTGCAAAGGACCTCGGATATCAtcatctttttccttctcctttctctccttaCTTATCGTCTTCTCCACCTCAAAAACCATGGAACCACTTGGCTCCTTGCCTTCCTATGCGAGTCATGGTTCACTTTCACTTGGGTTCTAGTCCTCAACATCAAATGGAATCCTGTGATATTCAAAACGCACCCGGACCATCTCTTGCAAGCTACAGG GGAACCTGTTGAGCTTCCCTCAGTGGACATGTTTGTGACAACTGCGGATCCTGTGCTAGAACCTCCTATCATCACTGTAAACACAGTGCTCTCTTTGTTGGCAGTAGATTACCCAGCCCACAAGCTTGCTTGCTATGTCTCGGATGATGGTTGTTCTCCTCTTACCTACTATTCCCTTGTCGAAGCTTCAAACTTTGCCCAACTCTGGGTACCATTTTGTAAAAAGTATGGTATTCAAGTTAGAGCTCCTTTTAGATACTTTTCCAATGATCACGTTATAACGCTCAGTGATAGCACAAAGGAGTTCcaacatgaaaggaaaagaatgaag GACGAGTATGAGCAGCTTTGCCACAACATTGAGGTTGCGGTCCAAAAATATGTGCACCCTTGTGATTTTACCGGGGATTTTGCAGAATTCTCTAATGTAGAACGCAAAAACCATCCGACTATTATCAAG GTTATATGGGAGAACAAGGGTCTCCCAGATGGGTTGCCCCAATTGGTCTATATATCTAGGGAGAAGCTGCATAAGCATCCACATCATTACAAAGCGGGTGCCATGAATGCTCTG acgagAGTCTCTGCATTGATGACGAATGCTCCCTACATGCTCAACGTAGACTGCGATATGTTTGTAAACAATCCAAAAGTCATTCTTCATGCAATGTGCGTGTTATTGGATTCCAAGAGTGAATCAGAAATTGCATTTGTTCAGTTCCCTCAAGTATTCTACGATGGATTAAAGGATGATCCTTATGGCAATCAGATGGTGGTTCTATTCGAA tACATGGGAAGTGGAATAGCAGGACTTCAAGGACCATTTTATGGGGGAACAGGTTGTTTCCACAGAAGGAAAATTATCTATGGTTTATCCCCAGATAACGTGGCTTCAGTTAATG GAAAATTGGTTGAGgatatattttcaaagattgGGAATTCAAGGGAGTTGACCAAATCAGCTATTGATGCTTTGGAAGGGAAGATAGGTACTCCACCAAATCACAGTCTTCAGAGTCGTATTGAGGCAGCATACAAAGTAGCTAGTTGTGGGTATGAATGCGGCACTAGTTGGGGTACTAAG TTAGGTTGGATCTATGGATCAACAACAGAGGATATACAAACTGGACTAAGGATTCATAAAAGTGGTTGGAGGTCTGTCAGTTGTATGCCAAACCCACCTGCCTTTCTAGGTTGTGCTCCCTCAGGCGGCCCCGCTACAATGACCCAACAAAAGAG gtCCAAGAACCAGCCCTATATGTACCAGTTGCTCTCTTTCtcacatacaacatatatacattatCCGAGTACTTGA